One genomic segment of Aliarcobacter cibarius includes these proteins:
- a CDS encoding DEAD/DEAH box helicase, which translates to MKTLEQQLQELYLQKQEIQERIKELESFLRNQSKEEKKEFSKFEKIELFRKLFISRADIYAKKWKSKDGAKEGFSPVTSTFMGEDFLPLTNKEIEEHLRGNIFLASYLINKNQECNYVVLELNSEDVFKLQKSLLELNIPASYSLSSYNSVLAWIFFEEKISSKISYSFLYFLQKKANISAKLYPSSEFATREKLGSYIELPLQLQHRNKNRTVFLDVNTKKIYADQWNYLANLKKASKEQIYNFAKIITPQNVQKDLKNIDFPLNSFELVLDNGIRFTTSNFSKSFISKLKSFATFENPQIKLLLALRKSLYNIPKYLKGYEEDSNYLTLPRGLKENLFAYFKENLLDFSIKDNRIYEQIEIKKVQFTLRPEQEDAIKEILKFDSSICVAPPGFGKTLIGAKIFEIRAVKTLIIVNKNMLLDQWISRFVDYFGYKKNDIGFLGKGKNLLNGNIDVATMQSLNNTPELIKNYSQVIVDECHHIPALTFEQIVKNFKGRYILGLSATPNRKDELEAILYQQLGSISYEYKKPKTHTNKLKVIKTEFTSSNDNYSAIINELVVNEDRNKQIIETIKQNSDRKILLLSDRIEHLNILESLLKKESISFVSVHGSQNKKEQVENMEKVKSSSLILATSSFFGEGIDFPHLNTIIFATPISFYGRLIQYLGRIGRGNQECLAIDFLDYKNPMLNSTYKKRLEGYKNMHYK; encoded by the coding sequence ATGAAAACTCTTGAACAGCAATTACAAGAATTATATTTACAAAAACAAGAGATTCAAGAGAGAATAAAAGAGTTAGAAAGCTTTTTAAGAAATCAAAGTAAAGAAGAAAAAAAAGAGTTTTCAAAATTTGAAAAGATAGAACTTTTTAGAAAACTTTTTATTTCAAGAGCAGACATTTATGCAAAAAAATGGAAAAGTAAAGATGGAGCAAAAGAAGGATTTAGTCCTGTAACTTCTACTTTTATGGGTGAAGACTTTTTACCACTTACAAACAAAGAGATAGAAGAGCATTTAAGAGGAAATATTTTTTTAGCATCTTATTTGATAAATAAAAATCAAGAGTGTAATTATGTTGTGCTCGAGTTAAATAGTGAAGATGTTTTTAAACTACAAAAAAGTTTACTTGAGCTAAATATTCCAGCTTCTTACTCTTTAAGTTCTTATAATTCAGTTTTAGCTTGGATATTCTTTGAAGAAAAAATAAGTTCTAAAATTTCATACAGTTTTTTATATTTTTTACAAAAAAAAGCAAATATAAGTGCAAAGCTATATCCAAGTAGCGAATTCGCGACAAGAGAAAAATTAGGAAGTTATATAGAACTTCCTTTGCAACTTCAACATAGAAATAAAAATAGAACAGTTTTTTTAGATGTAAATACAAAAAAAATTTATGCAGATCAATGGAATTATTTAGCAAATCTTAAAAAAGCAAGTAAAGAACAAATATATAATTTTGCAAAAATTATAACTCCACAAAATGTTCAAAAAGATTTAAAAAACATAGATTTTCCTCTAAATAGTTTTGAACTAGTTTTAGATAATGGAATAAGATTTACTACTTCAAATTTTTCAAAAAGTTTTATAAGTAAATTAAAATCATTTGCAACTTTTGAAAATCCTCAAATAAAACTTTTATTGGCACTTAGAAAATCACTTTACAATATTCCTAAATATTTAAAAGGTTATGAAGAAGATTCAAATTATTTAACTCTTCCTAGAGGTTTAAAAGAGAATTTATTTGCATACTTTAAAGAAAATCTTTTAGATTTTAGCATAAAAGACAATAGAATTTATGAACAAATTGAAATAAAAAAAGTTCAATTTACTCTAAGACCAGAGCAAGAAGATGCTATAAAAGAGATTTTAAAATTTGATAGTTCAATTTGTGTTGCACCTCCAGGCTTTGGAAAAACTTTAATTGGTGCAAAAATATTTGAAATAAGAGCTGTAAAAACTTTAATTATTGTAAATAAAAATATGCTTCTTGATCAGTGGATAAGTAGATTTGTTGACTATTTTGGATATAAAAAGAATGATATAGGTTTTTTAGGTAAAGGTAAGAATTTATTAAATGGAAATATTGATGTTGCAACAATGCAAAGTTTAAATAATACTCCTGAGTTAATAAAGAATTATTCTCAAGTTATTGTAGATGAATGCCATCATATACCAGCACTAACTTTTGAGCAAATAGTAAAAAACTTTAAGGGAAGATATATTTTAGGGCTTAGTGCAACTCCAAATAGAAAAGATGAGCTAGAAGCTATTCTTTATCAACAATTAGGTTCTATATCTTATGAGTATAAAAAACCAAAGACACATACCAATAAATTAAAAGTTATAAAAACAGAGTTTACAAGTAGTAATGATAACTATTCAGCAATAATAAATGAACTTGTAGTAAATGAAGATAGAAATAAACAAATTATTGAAACAATAAAACAAAATAGTGATAGAAAAATCTTACTTTTAAGTGATAGGATTGAACATTTAAATATATTAGAAAGTCTGCTCAAGAAGGAAAGTATTTCATTTGTCTCTGTTCATGGAAGTCAAAATAAAAAAGAGCAAGTTGAAAATATGGAAAAAGTTAAATCTAGTTCTCTTATACTTGCAACTAGCTCTTTTTTTGGTGAAGGTATAGATTTCCCTCATCTAAATACTATTATTTTTGCAACACCAATATCTTTTTATGGAAGATTGATTCAATATTTAGGAAGAATAGGAAGAGGAAATCAAGAGTGTTTGGCTATTGATTTTCTTGACTATAAAAATCCTATGTTAAATTCTACATATAAAAAAAGATTAGAAGGTTATAAAAATATGCATTATAAATAA
- a CDS encoding lysophospholipid acyltransferase family protein, with protein sequence MIDIEKEIEKKFPKIKEKTNFLKKSLFKIAKKIVHEDSINKFLSQNSHLKGFDFVDAVLDYFDFDYTVSSNDLQNIPTTGKVVIIANHPLGGLDALCLLKLVGSVRKDVKILANDFLVGFESLNSLVISIDNFKERQTKESIKKVYEALNNEEAVIIFPAGEVSRATPKGIKDKSWNKGFLNFAKNSNSSILPIFLDAKNSKTFYTISLLNKTFSTLLLSNEMFNKKSKNINIKIGQIIPNENLTPKGLDRDFLVNLYKKHLYALKKGKKSFFQTQNAIAHPVSRIELLNELKKSQLLGQTNDGKRIYLYDYMEDSIVLKELGRLRELSFRKVGEGVNKKRDTDKYDIYYQHIILYDKSELEIVGSYRIANSDLVYNRFGIKGFYSNSLFKFNDDFLPYLQNSIELGRSFVQPKYWGTRALDYLWFGIGAYLKANPNIKYMFGPVSIPGTFPSIAKDLMVFYYNYYFNEPQRLIEAKDPYYYTNNLYDIRDFFELNDKKQDFRALKSSLANIGVSIPPLYKQYSELTNDDGVKFLDFSVDKDFNECVDGFILVEIEKIKEHIKQRYII encoded by the coding sequence ATGATTGACATAGAAAAAGAGATAGAAAAGAAATTTCCAAAAATAAAAGAAAAAACGAATTTTTTGAAAAAATCTTTATTTAAAATAGCAAAAAAGATTGTTCATGAAGATTCTATAAATAAATTTCTATCACAAAATTCTCATTTAAAAGGTTTTGATTTTGTAGATGCGGTTTTGGACTATTTTGATTTTGATTATACAGTTTCAAGTAATGATTTACAAAATATCCCAACTACTGGAAAAGTAGTAATAATTGCAAATCATCCTTTAGGTGGACTCGATGCATTATGTTTACTGAAATTAGTTGGGAGTGTAAGAAAAGATGTAAAAATACTAGCAAATGATTTTTTGGTTGGATTTGAATCTTTAAACTCTCTTGTAATTTCAATAGATAACTTCAAAGAAAGACAAACTAAAGAGAGTATAAAAAAAGTATATGAAGCTTTAAACAACGAAGAAGCAGTTATTATTTTTCCAGCTGGAGAAGTAAGCCGAGCTACACCAAAAGGTATAAAAGATAAATCTTGGAATAAAGGATTTCTAAATTTTGCAAAAAATAGTAATTCTTCGATTTTACCAATATTTTTAGATGCAAAAAACTCTAAAACTTTTTATACAATTTCTTTATTAAATAAAACTTTTTCAACACTTTTATTATCAAATGAAATGTTTAACAAAAAATCAAAAAATATAAATATAAAAATTGGACAAATAATTCCAAATGAAAATCTTACTCCTAAAGGTTTAGATAGAGATTTCCTAGTAAATCTTTACAAAAAACATCTTTATGCTCTAAAAAAAGGGAAAAAATCATTTTTCCAAACACAAAATGCAATTGCACATCCAGTAAGCCGTATTGAATTACTAAATGAACTAAAAAAATCTCAACTTTTAGGTCAAACAAATGATGGAAAAAGAATTTATTTGTATGATTATATGGAAGACTCTATTGTTTTAAAAGAACTTGGACGATTAAGAGAGTTATCTTTTAGAAAAGTTGGTGAAGGTGTAAATAAAAAAAGAGATACAGACAAATATGATATTTATTACCAACACATAATTCTATATGATAAAAGTGAATTAGAAATTGTTGGTTCATACAGAATTGCTAATTCGGATTTAGTATATAATAGATTTGGAATAAAAGGTTTTTATTCAAATTCTTTATTTAAATTCAATGATGACTTTCTACCATATTTACAAAATTCAATTGAATTAGGTCGAAGTTTTGTTCAACCAAAATATTGGGGAACTAGAGCATTAGATTATCTTTGGTTTGGAATTGGAGCTTATTTAAAAGCTAATCCAAATATAAAATATATGTTTGGACCTGTTTCAATTCCAGGAACATTTCCTTCTATTGCAAAGGATTTAATGGTATTTTATTACAATTACTATTTTAACGAACCTCAAAGACTCATAGAAGCAAAAGATCCATATTATTACACAAATAATCTTTACGATATAAGAGACTTTTTTGAGTTAAATGATAAAAAACAAGATTTTAGAGCTTTAAAATCTTCATTAGCAAATATTGGAGTTTCAATTCCTCCTTTATATAAACAATATAGTGAGCTAACAAATGATGATGGTGTTAAATTTTTAGATTTTAGTGTAGATAAAGATTTTAATGAGTGTGTTGATGGATTTATACTAGTTGAAATAGAAAAAATAAAAGAGCATATAAAACAAAGATATATAATATAA
- the leuS gene encoding leucine--tRNA ligase — translation MEYNSKNIENKWQKFWEENGSFEPSEDYKKEKKYILSMFPYPSGRIHMGHVRNYCLGDAFARHFRKNNFNVLHPIGWDSFGMPAENAAIKNKLHPKKWTYENIDYMRDELKALGLSFSKTQEFATSDELYTKWEQEFIIKMYEAGIVYRKSATVNWCNDCQTVLANEQVEDGCCWRCDNEIVQKEMPGYYIAITKYAQALLDDLKLLENSWPSQVLTMQENWIGRSEGLEFKFDLSVESRGKLDRVFTKYFVFTTRPDTIYGVTYSALSPEHPIVKYIVENELLPKNKINAIKNMQKVPERDRGTQEKEGIDLEIEAVHPLTGQTIPVWVANFVLSSYGEGAVMAVPAHDQRDFEFAKKYNLPIKQVIVGANGVIEKQTEAFVEDGVLIDSESFSGLKNSDAKQAIIYHFEQNSFGIKKVNFKLRDWGVSRQRYWGAPIPFVHCEDCGLVPEKLENLPVALPEDVEITGEGNPLDLHPTWKKCHCPNCGKEAVRETDTLDTFVQSSWYFLRYATNHKKWKKEGISPFDSSYWMDVDQYIGGIEHAILHLLYARFFTKALRDLGYTESNEPFKRLLTQGMVLKDGAKMSKSKGNVVDPDMIVDKYGADTARLFILFAAPPTKELEWNDSAVEGAYKFIKRFFERANNVTKAGIDSFKNINHDSLSKEEKEARKKVYDALVKSNEVFNKTYAFNTLIASCMEALNALSTQQNEAIWAEAYYILTNILEPIIPHASWELANRLFELKNFENSLEVKQEVFTKDSIVLAITINGKKRTEIEVTPGASNEEVLAVAKEKSKKWLENATIIKEIVVPNKLVNFVIKG, via the coding sequence ATAGAGTATAATTCAAAAAATATTGAAAATAAATGGCAAAAGTTTTGGGAAGAGAATGGCTCTTTTGAACCAAGCGAAGATTATAAAAAAGAGAAAAAATATATTTTAAGTATGTTCCCATATCCAAGTGGAAGAATTCATATGGGACATGTTAGAAATTATTGTTTAGGTGATGCTTTTGCTAGACATTTTAGAAAGAATAATTTTAATGTTCTTCATCCAATAGGTTGGGATAGTTTTGGAATGCCAGCTGAAAATGCAGCTATAAAAAACAAACTTCATCCAAAAAAATGGACTTATGAAAATATTGATTATATGAGAGATGAGTTAAAGGCATTAGGATTATCTTTTAGTAAAACTCAAGAGTTTGCAACAAGTGATGAGCTTTATACAAAATGGGAACAAGAATTTATTATTAAAATGTATGAAGCTGGAATTGTTTATAGAAAAAGTGCAACAGTAAATTGGTGTAATGATTGTCAAACTGTTTTAGCAAATGAGCAAGTTGAGGATGGTTGTTGTTGGAGATGTGACAATGAAATCGTTCAAAAAGAGATGCCAGGATACTATATTGCAATTACAAAATATGCACAAGCATTACTTGATGATCTAAAACTTTTGGAAAACTCTTGGCCATCTCAAGTTTTAACAATGCAAGAAAATTGGATTGGAAGAAGTGAAGGTTTAGAATTTAAATTTGATTTATCTGTTGAATCAAGAGGAAAATTAGATAGAGTATTTACTAAGTATTTTGTGTTTACGACTAGACCTGATACTATTTACGGTGTTACATATTCAGCATTATCTCCAGAGCATCCAATAGTTAAATATATTGTAGAAAATGAACTTTTACCAAAAAATAAAATTAATGCTATAAAAAATATGCAAAAGGTTCCAGAAAGAGATAGAGGAACACAAGAAAAAGAAGGAATTGACCTTGAAATTGAAGCCGTTCATCCATTAACGGGACAAACAATTCCAGTTTGGGTTGCAAATTTTGTATTGAGCTCTTATGGAGAAGGTGCTGTTATGGCAGTTCCTGCTCATGATCAAAGAGATTTTGAGTTTGCAAAGAAATATAATTTACCAATAAAACAAGTAATTGTTGGTGCAAATGGAGTTATAGAAAAGCAAACTGAAGCATTTGTAGAAGATGGAGTTTTAATTGATAGTGAAAGCTTCTCAGGACTTAAAAATAGTGATGCTAAACAAGCTATTATTTATCATTTTGAACAAAACTCTTTTGGTATAAAAAAAGTAAACTTTAAGCTAAGAGATTGGGGTGTTTCAAGACAAAGATATTGGGGTGCTCCTATTCCTTTTGTTCATTGTGAAGATTGTGGATTAGTACCTGAGAAATTAGAAAATCTTCCTGTTGCACTTCCTGAAGATGTTGAAATAACTGGAGAAGGAAATCCATTAGACTTGCATCCTACTTGGAAAAAATGTCATTGTCCAAATTGTGGGAAAGAAGCAGTTAGAGAAACTGATACTTTAGATACTTTCGTTCAATCATCGTGGTATTTCTTAAGATATGCAACAAATCATAAAAAATGGAAAAAAGAAGGAATTTCACCATTTGATAGCTCATATTGGATGGATGTTGATCAATATATTGGTGGAATAGAACATGCTATTTTACACCTTTTATATGCAAGATTCTTTACAAAAGCATTAAGAGATTTAGGATATACAGAATCAAATGAACCATTTAAAAGACTTTTAACTCAAGGTATGGTTTTAAAAGATGGTGCGAAAATGAGTAAGTCTAAAGGAAATGTTGTAGATCCTGATATGATTGTTGATAAATATGGTGCGGATACTGCTAGGCTATTTATCCTTTTTGCAGCTCCTCCTACAAAAGAGTTAGAGTGGAATGATAGTGCTGTTGAGGGTGCATACAAATTCATAAAAAGATTTTTTGAGCGTGCTAATAATGTAACAAAAGCTGGAATTGATAGTTTTAAAAATATTAATCATGATTCGTTAAGTAAAGAAGAAAAAGAAGCTAGAAAAAAAGTATATGATGCACTTGTAAAATCAAATGAAGTTTTCAATAAAACTTATGCATTTAATACATTAATCGCTTCATGTATGGAAGCATTAAATGCTCTTTCTACTCAGCAAAATGAAGCAATTTGGGCTGAAGCTTACTATATTTTAACAAATATTTTAGAGCCAATTATTCCTCATGCTAGTTGGGAATTAGCAAATAGATTATTTGAGCTTAAGAATTTTGAGAATAGTTTAGAAGTAAAACAAGAAGTATTTACTAAAGATAGTATAGTTTTAGCTATTACTATAAATGGTAAAAAAAGAACTGAAATAGAAGTAACTCCAGGTGCTTCAAATGAAGAAGTTCTGGCAGTTGCTAAAGAAAAATCAAAAAAATGGCTTGAAAATGCAACGATAATAAAAGAGATTGTTGTTCCAAATAAGCTTGTAAATTTTGTAATCAAAGGATGA
- the motB gene encoding flagellar motor protein MotB: MAKKKAKCECPAGEKWAVPYADFLSLLLALFIALYALASANIEKQKALKEEFIKIYNFNAAADTIKEQEHTDKSMTDDPTDEAEEGKKMLLEASKLDELENKKIKGGNIIESTQGTFMTIPAHLVFEPGKADLTNDYAPGFIKRLAKLFETLPSDTEINVKGYAEESEVRKSKYQDALDLSTARANNVIRELVKLNIPRERLFSSGYGSSPSNNIKEKRVVVFELHTMKNIDENGETDIESIFDKIRDEN, translated from the coding sequence ATGGCTAAAAAAAAAGCTAAATGTGAATGTCCTGCTGGTGAGAAGTGGGCCGTTCCTTATGCTGACTTTTTAAGTCTACTACTAGCATTATTTATTGCTTTATATGCATTAGCATCTGCGAATATAGAAAAGCAAAAAGCTCTTAAAGAAGAATTCATAAAAATCTATAATTTTAATGCTGCAGCAGATACTATAAAAGAACAAGAACATACTGATAAATCTATGACTGATGATCCTACGGATGAAGCTGAAGAAGGTAAAAAAATGTTACTTGAAGCTTCTAAATTGGATGAATTAGAAAATAAAAAGATTAAAGGTGGAAATATTATTGAATCTACACAAGGTACTTTCATGACAATACCTGCTCATCTTGTTTTTGAGCCAGGGAAAGCAGATTTAACAAATGATTATGCTCCAGGATTTATTAAAAGACTAGCTAAACTTTTTGAAACACTTCCAAGCGATACAGAAATCAATGTTAAAGGTTATGCAGAAGAAAGCGAAGTTAGAAAATCTAAATATCAAGACGCTTTAGATTTATCAACTGCAAGAGCCAATAATGTTATTAGAGAACTTGTTAAACTAAATATTCCTAGAGAAAGATTATTTTCATCTGGATATGGTTCTAGCCCTTCTAATAATATTAAAGAAAAAAGAGTAGTTGTATTTGAACTTCACACTATGAAAAATATTGATGAAAATGGTGAAACTGATATTGAATCTATTTTTGATAAGATAAGAGATGAAAACTAA
- a CDS encoding DUF6394 family protein: MDWGKVTFIFFTLMSLTTTAGFLYEQNVIALFVAAGVNLISTILKIGVKNLLSAELLASSLVADLHLIPAFLVFVFSGNLKLVIALAIGAIIANLFSVALTLIESAKSNEKDEF, encoded by the coding sequence ATGGATTGGGGAAAGGTTACCTTTATTTTCTTCACTTTAATGTCGCTTACAACAACAGCTGGGTTTTTATATGAGCAAAATGTAATTGCTTTATTTGTTGCTGCTGGAGTTAACTTAATTTCTACAATATTGAAAATTGGTGTTAAAAATCTTTTATCAGCTGAATTATTAGCAAGCTCATTGGTTGCAGATTTACATTTAATTCCTGCATTTTTGGTATTTGTTTTTTCTGGAAATTTAAAATTAGTAATAGCTTTAGCAATAGGTGCAATAATTGCAAATCTTTTCTCAGTTGCCCTAACTTTAATAGAAAGTGCTAAAAGTAATGAAAAGGATGAGTTTTGA
- the motA gene encoding flagellar motor stator protein MotA produces the protein MDLSVILGMLGAIASISIGDVMEGGNPLHVLHLSSFLIVIPTAMLSAVTATESHLVKAAFKEFKLVFKKLPINFETRIDELIEYAIVVKKQGVLALEKDIQNIDHEFLKEALSMVVDGSKEEQIEENLEPIIEETEHYYHGASHYWLLAGETCPTMGLVGAVLGLILALQKLDDPPAMAAGIAGAFTATVTGIAGSYMFLGPWGLKLKAKGHIIIKEQQLIMAACKGMARGDAPGELKLKLTKMVTAMPLKV, from the coding sequence ATGGATTTATCAGTAATCTTAGGAATGTTAGGTGCAATAGCCTCTATTTCTATAGGTGATGTTATGGAGGGTGGAAATCCTCTACATGTTCTTCACTTAAGTTCATTTCTAATAGTTATACCAACTGCTATGCTTTCTGCTGTAACTGCAACTGAATCACATCTAGTAAAAGCTGCTTTCAAAGAATTTAAGCTAGTTTTTAAAAAGCTACCAATAAATTTTGAAACTAGAATTGATGAACTAATTGAATATGCTATTGTTGTTAAAAAACAAGGTGTTTTAGCATTAGAAAAAGATATTCAAAATATTGATCATGAATTTTTAAAAGAAGCTTTAAGTATGGTTGTTGATGGTTCAAAAGAAGAGCAAATAGAAGAAAATCTTGAACCGATAATCGAAGAAACTGAGCACTATTACCATGGAGCTTCACACTACTGGTTGCTAGCTGGAGAAACTTGTCCTACAATGGGACTAGTTGGTGCTGTACTTGGTCTAATTCTGGCTTTACAAAAACTTGATGATCCACCAGCGATGGCTGCAGGTATTGCAGGAGCATTTACAGCTACTGTTACAGGAATCGCGGGTAGTTATATGTTTTTAGGTCCTTGGGGATTAAAACTTAAAGCTAAGGGACACATAATTATTAAAGAGCAACAATTAATTATGGCTGCTTGCAAAGGAATGGCTAGAGGAGATGCTCCTGGTGAACTTAAACTTAAACTTACAAAAATGGTAACTGCAATGCCATTAAAAGTGTAA
- the lptE gene encoding LPS assembly lipoprotein LptE, with amino-acid sequence MIVSRGFLVLVFTIILGITFTACGYRPSATYAKQEMRGSVFVRLNVSLEDPRNTVLVKDAVTKILIQKLGSNMVDNEKEADVIMDLGINRVTISSLAYDKDGYNKLYRGTVVIGVKYFRKDTNVVKSFTVDGENDFVVDKGSSINDSHRFEAITKASDRAVTEILSKMAVASFK; translated from the coding sequence ATGATAGTTTCTAGAGGTTTTTTAGTTTTAGTTTTTACAATAATTTTAGGTATTACTTTTACAGCTTGTGGATATAGACCAAGTGCAACTTATGCAAAGCAAGAAATGAGAGGAAGTGTTTTTGTAAGATTAAATGTTAGTTTAGAAGACCCTAGAAACACTGTTTTGGTAAAAGATGCAGTTACAAAAATTTTGATTCAAAAATTAGGCTCTAACATGGTTGATAATGAAAAAGAAGCAGATGTTATCATGGATTTAGGAATAAATAGGGTAACAATTTCATCTTTAGCTTATGATAAAGATGGTTATAATAAATTATATAGAGGAACTGTAGTTATTGGTGTTAAATATTTTAGAAAAGATACTAATGTTGTAAAGAGCTTTACAGTTGATGGAGAAAATGACTTTGTTGTAGATAAAGGTTCAAGTATAAATGATTCTCATAGATTTGAAGCAATTACAAAAGCAAGTGATAGAGCTGTAACTGAAATATTATCAAAAATGGCAGTAGCTTCTTTTAAATAA
- a CDS encoding rhodanese-like domain-containing protein, translated as MKLGKIFIASSLLFSSLFASEFISYDDLSKKLKEEAKQSGMMATTQEVKDALNAKDWAVVDVRTMEEWAGASIKGSFRVGREAPEKALENIVLDDDEKFVKDKLVVVCNTASRAAIETQAFKQMGFKTVKIYEINKWIDECNPVVTKYTAGEHKEGTKTKFGNYYAEHCKK; from the coding sequence ATGAAATTAGGAAAAATTTTTATAGCAAGTTCATTGCTATTTAGTTCATTATTCGCTTCAGAGTTTATATCTTATGATGATTTGAGTAAGAAATTAAAAGAAGAAGCAAAACAATCAGGAATGATGGCAACAACTCAAGAAGTAAAAGATGCTTTAAATGCTAAAGATTGGGCAGTCGTTGATGTACGAACTATGGAAGAGTGGGCTGGAGCTTCTATAAAAGGAAGTTTTAGAGTAGGAAGAGAAGCTCCTGAAAAAGCTTTAGAAAATATTGTTTTAGATGATGATGAAAAGTTTGTAAAAGATAAGTTAGTTGTAGTTTGTAATACTGCTTCAAGAGCTGCTATTGAAACACAAGCTTTTAAACAAATGGGATTTAAAACAGTAAAAATCTATGAAATAAATAAATGGATTGATGAATGTAATCCAGTTGTTACGAAATATACAGCAGGTGAACATAAAGAAGGAACAAAAACTAAATTTGGTAATTACTACGCTGAACACTGTAAAAAGTAG
- a CDS encoding bifunctional folylpolyglutamate synthase/dihydrofolate synthase, whose translation MNLKNITLEEFLKHKTLYYDKIDYSYIKKASDILYNHVKLPFIIHIVGTNGKGSTGRFLAHYLFKNDYKVLHYSSPHIKKFNERIWLNGFDVDDETLQKAHKFLQNIYDEELLEKLTYFEYTTLLSFFISKDCDYLVIEAGLGGEFDATNVVKNDLSLITTIGLDHISFLGDTIEKIARTKMRSVDKKMIIGYQEFNEVYQTALKVKKELKTEFNKDIEILKVENFNIDYNFTFASYLKRNLSLVLKALEELNLPINLEIFNSTPLFGRCQKINNNLFIDVGHNPLAAKVLLKEFENKKINLIYNSYADKDYKEVLTILKPIIKSIYIIDLEDKRVVEKSKLIEVIKDLEIDLKQNFEIKKDEEYLAFGSFLVVEKILEIVGYENS comes from the coding sequence ATGAATTTAAAAAATATAACTTTAGAAGAGTTTTTAAAACATAAAACTCTTTACTACGATAAAATAGATTATAGCTACATAAAAAAAGCATCTGATATTTTATATAATCATGTAAAGCTTCCTTTTATTATTCATATTGTCGGAACAAATGGTAAAGGAAGTACTGGGCGATTTTTAGCTCATTATCTATTTAAAAATGATTATAAAGTTTTACATTATAGTTCTCCTCATATAAAAAAATTTAATGAACGAATTTGGTTAAATGGTTTTGATGTAGATGATGAAACACTACAAAAAGCTCATAAATTTTTACAAAATATTTATGATGAAGAACTTTTAGAAAAATTAACATATTTTGAATATACAACACTTTTGTCTTTTTTTATAAGCAAAGATTGTGACTATTTAGTTATTGAAGCTGGTCTTGGTGGAGAGTTTGATGCAACAAATGTTGTAAAAAATGATTTAAGTTTAATTACAACCATTGGACTAGACCATATATCTTTTTTGGGTGACACAATAGAAAAAATTGCTAGAACAAAAATGCGTTCAGTTGATAAAAAAATGATTATAGGTTATCAAGAGTTTAATGAAGTTTATCAAACAGCATTAAAAGTAAAAAAAGAGTTAAAAACAGAATTTAATAAAGATATAGAGATTTTAAAAGTTGAAAATTTTAACATAGATTATAATTTTACATTTGCTTCTTATTTAAAAAGGAACTTAAGTTTAGTTTTAAAAGCACTTGAAGAGTTAAATCTACCAATTAATCTTGAAATTTTTAATTCGACACCACTTTTTGGAAGATGTCAGAAAATTAATAATAATCTTTTTATTGATGTTGGGCACAATCCTTTAGCTGCTAAAGTTTTATTAAAAGAGTTTGAAAATAAAAAAATAAATCTAATTTATAATTCATATGCAGACAAAGATTATAAAGAAGTTCTTACAATTTTAAAACCAATAATCAAATCTATATATATAATAGATTTAGAGGATAAAAGAGTTGTTGAAAAATCAAAATTAATTGAAGTTATAAAAGATTTAGAAATAGACTTAAAACAAAATTTTGAAATTAAAAAAGATGAAGAATATCTTGCTTTTGGTTCTTTTTTAGTTGTTGAAAAGATTTTGGAAATTGTAGGCTATGAAAACTCTTGA